The genomic interval TGCTGTTGGTCTGGGTGACAGCCTTTACCTCTCCCAACGATCTGTTGAGTTCTGCCTGATAGGCCTGTTCTGTTTCTGCCAGTTTCTGTTCCGCTTCTTTCAGCCGTTCGGAAATGGCATTCTGTTCCTTTTTCAATTTATCGAGAGCTGCGTCGCGGTTTTTAACGGTGGCTTCCGATAGTTTGAGTTCCGTAATCAGGTCCGCTTCTTTCTTCTTAGCTTCCTCGATTTCCCGCTTGAGGGCTTTGGTTTTTTTTCTGAGAAGCTCGTCGCTGTCCTGCAGTGTGGCACGGAATGTAACTTCAAGCTCGCGCAGTTTTTTTTCGGTTTCATAGCGATGGTCGGTTTCATCGCGAAGGGTGGCATTGAGTTTTTCAAACTCAATTTCGTTGGCTTTGATCCGACCCTGCAGCTCTGTTTCACGTTTGCGGAGCATCTGCTCTGATCGCTGAAGCCGTTTTATTTCTGCTTTAAGATCTCCGGTCTGCTGGGCAACAAGACCTTTCTGGCCATCATATATTTCCTGCATCTTGCTTTGTGCAGCCTTATAGGCGTCGACCACTTTACGGTATTCTCTTGCAGCTTTTTTCAGTTCACTGTTACGGGTTTCCAGGTTTTTCGCGAGTTCATTTTTCTCGGCCATCAGACCTTCGATTTTGACCTTCATGTCCTGAGCGGCTTTTTCCATGCTTTCCAGTTTTTTCCGGAGATCGGACGTTTCCGAGGCAATCATTCTGGAGCGGCTTCCGGAGAGCTGCTGTACTTCGGCCTGTGCTTCTTTAAGTTCTGCTTCGAGCTTCTGTTGTTTCCGTCGGGCTTTCTCCATAAAGTTTTCACGAACGCGCACCTGCTCTTCGAGACGGGCTTTTTCCGCTTCAAGTTCATTTGCTTTTCTGCGGATTTTGACTTCACCCAAGCGGATGTCGGCGATGGTCAGGTTCATTTTTTCGCGTTCCTGATTAATCAGCTCCTGCTGTTTCTGCGTGAGCTGTTCCATCTTCTGTTCGATTTCGTTTTTCTTATTTTCGGCCCCTTCGCGGGCCTGAAGCTGTTCTGCGTAATCTCTGCTTTTCTGGTTCAGCGTCCGTTCCAGCTCTTTGATCCGCTTTTCCTGATCCTTTTCATGTTTCCGCATGGCTTTTTCGCGCATTTGAGTCTGAACCAGTTCCTGTTTAATCGCATGGGTCTCTTCTTCCAGCCGCTGATTGAAATCTTTGCGCAGGGCTTCAAGTTCATTCATGCTGTTCAGCAGTTTGTCGGCTGCCGCTTTACGTTCAGCAACCTCTTTCTCAAGTTCCAGAGCATGCTGTTCCGTTATGCGTTTGACCTGCTCCTGCGTGCTCTCAAGAAACTCTTTGGTGCGGGCCAGCTGGTTTTCAGCTTTTTTACGCCCGCTATGCTCCGCTTCGAGGCGGGTCTGGTGTTCTTCATTCAGTTTGTCGAGTTCGCGCTCGTGCTGTTCTTCAATTTCCGCAAGTCTACCACGCAGTTTATTCAGTTTCTTCTGCAGGTTGTTTAACTGAGTTTCACTGTCTTCACGGCGGGCGGTTTCCTGGGCATAGTGCTCTTTGATTTCAGCCAGATTCTCTTCGAGTTTACGCAGTTCATCTTCCTTAATCTGCAGTAGTTCTTCCCATTTCTTGCGTTTATCCGTTTCCGAGTTGAGTTCATTCAGGCGTTTTGAGAGCTGTTCTTCAAGCTGCTGCTGCCGCGAAAGCAGTCCCTGTTCACTGCGGCGGAGATTTTCCTCCACCTTTCTGGCCTCGGCCAGAGCCTGTTCAAATTCCTGCTCTCTGGCAGCCCGATCGTCTTCGAATGTATCCAGTTTGCGCTGTACCTCGACCAGTTGTGTTACATAGCGGGCATTCTCTTTTTTGGAATCGGCCAGTTCGTTCTGTGTATTAACGAGTTTGGTTTCCATATCCATCCGTTCGTTCAGTGCGCGTTCTTCACGCTTTTTCTGACTGGTGATATTGAACGAAAGGCCGATCACTCCTTCAACCAGGCCGTCTTTGGAGACCAACGGGATCTGGTTGTTTTCCATCCAGCCCTGCTGACCCTGTGTATTGTATTTGCGTTCGCAACGTTGCAGGGTTCCGGTTTTCATGGCCTTGATGGCCAGTACGTCGTAGTCTTTAGGAGTTCCCGGCATAACCTCGTAAATGGTCTTTCCGATCCATTCCTCCTGGGCGATACCCGTGCGTTCGGCCAGTTTTTTACTGGCATAGAGATACTGGCAGCGGGTGTCTTTGACCTGCACATCGGCCGGCAGCGAATCCAGAATACGCTGCAGAAACAGAATTCGGCTGTTGCGTTCGGCCAATTCACGTTTATGGGAGCTTATATTACGCTGAACCCCCAGATGCCCACGAGGTTTCCATCCTCAATTATGCCTCTGACTTCATGCACGAGATTGACGCGCGTACCATTGGCATCGAGGCGGATCGATTCAATGTTTACGGCCTTAAAATCATTCCGTATAAATTCCTCCAGAGTTTTCAGGTTCCGGAATAATCCGCAGCCATCCTCCATTTCACCGATGGTTTTTCCGACCAGTTCATCGGGTTCGACACCGTAGAGTTTAGCAAAGGCTTCGTTGCAGTCCCCGAGAACCAGGGTTTTCATGATTTTTTCAGCGATACTATCCGGATTGGTATTCAGCGAAACAGGGGACTTCGGTACAAGGCGGTAAAATCCTTCGGAAGAGGATAACAGGTAGTTTTTAACCCGTCGGGTTTCTGCCTCATGATCCGCAAGGGTTTTATGGAACGGTGTAATATCACTGACCCAGAAGATATAACTTTCAACATCCTGACGCGTATTACGTACGCGCCGACCGCGGCAGATAACATGCGATATGCGGTCGCGTGAACGCTGGAACCGGAACCGGTGCTCAAATTCGCTCCCGTCCTTTTCCGTAAAGCGCCTGCAGGCTTCAAGAAACCCGGTGCGGTCGTCCGGATGAACGGCACAGTGAATGCCTTCTTTCATGGCTTTCTTGGGATACAGGCCTGACATTTCCTGCAGCGCCTGATTGATGTAAATGCATTTTCCGGCGCGATCGAGCTGAAACATGCCCACGCCGGCCTCAAAAAGTATGCCGTCATAGCGGGTGTTCGTGGCCTGATGGCTGTTGATTTCCGCTTCGAGCTTTTCGTTGGAAGCTGAAAGCCGGGTGCGGGCCACCTTCAGCTCCTCAGCCAGATTATCGAGTTCTTGTTTGGTATTTTTGTATCGCCGCTGAAACAGCAGGAATATCGAAACTGCAACCACCAGAAGAATACCGATAAAAAGATAGGATGTAATATTCAACTGGAGAGGAACGATCAGTGCATCCACCCGCTGGGCCTGGCCTGTGCGGGGTAGAAGCAGAATGCTGAACATCAGAGCCGCTCCTGTATATTTTAATGCTGCTGGTCGTTTTTTTACTGAAAAAAAATTCATGGGTCCGCCTTTTCAAATCTACTATAAAACCAAAAAGTAAATAGCAGATCATATGCCAATGATGTCGTGCAGCTGTCGAGAAAAAGAGGGTATGTCGGTGGAAGCGACAAAAAACGGCATGCCGTGAGGCATGCCGCTAACACTAAAGGAGAAGAAATGTTTTCAGGGCCCGGAATTTTCCGGAAATATGAACTTATTTGCGTTTCTTTTTGTTGTTTTTCTTCGTGGAACCGGGGTTCTGCTCCGGGGCATCCTGTTTCGGGATTTCCCCGGTTTCGGGAACGGTCGGGTTTCGGCGCAGCATCAGCATGGCTGCTCCGACGAAGGCGATATAGCCGGCAACGGCACCGGTTGAAGGTGTGCTGCCGTTTTCCGGCGTTTCAGTAGAAACGCCTTTCTGCTGCATAATCAATGCAAGAGAGGAGTTGCCTCCTGCAGCTGGAACAGAAGCGGGAGCAGCTGCTGGTGTCGGAGCGGATGCGCCGGTGCCTGGGCTGCGCATGTTTTTCAGTAAGGATTCCAGTTTGCGGGGCTGGGCACCGGTCGATGAAACGGTGGATGCGGCGGAAATGCGGTCGATGGCCGCAAGCAGCTGTTCCTTGGTTTTCACTGCGGAATCGTTGCGTTCGTCTTCGGCACGCACAATGACCAGTTTTTCCTGGATAATCGGTGTGGTGAGACGGCAGCCGGGTGCTGCAACAAGCCGGTTGTTTTTAATCATGGCTTTAATGGCCTCTTTCTTGTGGGCCACGGGCATGGTGTATTCAAAACGGAGTGTTCCGGCGGCACCGAGAATAATTCTGCGGCTGGGGTCGGCATTAAAAGTCTTGAACGGATCCTGTTTGGTTTCAATACGAACCGTGCCGCTGAGAATATGGATTTCGGCGGATCCTCCGGATTTGGCCTCTGTTCCGATTTCAAGTCCGGTGATCCGGTAGGAGGAATTGTCCTGAAGAAAAACCTGGCCGGTACCGGTTCCTGCTTTGCCGATACAGAGTTCGCCGGAGATATTGGAGCGCCCTTTTAGGGTGACCGATCCTTTGGAAGCCGATGTGCCGAAGCCCTTGGCTGAAAGTGCCAGGCGACCGTTGATTGAGACATTGTCATGCAGCGTCAGGCCGGCAAATCCATCACCGGAGGCAGGAATGTTTATGGTGCGCTGATGCGGGACCTGACTCCACAGGTTGATGTTTCCGTTGCCCTGCAGGATGAGCTCCTGACCGTATAGGTGCATGCCGTGGTTGAGCTGCACTGTGCTGTCGATGTTGATTACGCTGATCGGTTCGCGAAAATGGGCCGCTTCATCCTCGCTCGGGACATGGTTCAGTTTCCATTTATATTTATCGGTCCAGTTTTCGACGTTTTCTCCGCCGCGCCATTGGTTGATCTGCTGTGCTACGACCGGGGTTCCTCCCAGAACCACGGCTGCTGCCATTCCCATTAGTCTCAGTTTTTTCATTATTTACCTCACTTCTTCCCTAACAGTGGTTGCTACGGAGTAAAGCAGGTTGCGTGCCTATAATTTAATGCTTCGGAAATTATTGTTATTTGCGCTGAAATCGGCGTGCGACAAATATGTGGCACGCAGTTTGCTACTAAGCTTCCGTAATTTCACACGTGAAAATGAAGGTTGGGTAGATGAGCAGCGTAGATAAAATTATGGTCTCCAAAGACAACGGCCGCCTGCAGATTCCTTATAAGGATTATGTTGCGCTCATGGAGAGAGTTAAAGAAGGACAGCGAATCCGTGAGGTGAAGAACGCTGTGCTGGCCGACTTGAAGCGGGTACTGGGGGGCACAGTTACCGCTGTCGAGGTTCAGAAGAAAGTTGCAGCTGCACGGAAGGATATTCCGACAGTTGCACAGGTAAACCGTAAAGCCGCTGAGAAAGGTTCGGACAAAAGCGGCTCCGGGACTCCGTCTGTCCGTCCGGGAACCAAAGCCGCCGCGGAGCCGGGCGGAATTCCGGAAGGTATGGAAGTGCCGCCCATCAAAAAAGATGTCTCTGCACATTTCAATAAACTCGATGAGTCCGGTCGTCTGTTCAGTGTTTTCAAACAGTATTATGCTTTCCTGAACGATGCCTGCGGCGGAACTGTGCGGGTGACGCTGAAGGATGGAATCTGCAGTTTGTGGAATTATGATGAGTGGGAAGAGTTTGCCTATATTGATATTTTCGAAGGGCAGTTGAGAGTCTCACTCGATCAGCGATACACCGATGCCGTGAAGTCGCTCAATCTGTGCGAAGCACCCCGCCTGCTTTCCAGTCGGCTGAACCTGGTCTGTGTCCAGGTCAACGATCTGAATAACACCATGCTCAAAGTTATGGCTAAAGCCTTCGAGGAGGTTGGCCTGACAGCGAGTTAGGAATAGGGAGAAAAACATGAATAAGAAAACAAACATCATAATGATTGTGGCTGCGGCCATAGTGCTTGTGGCACTGAACGTGGGAGTGTTCATAGCTGCAGGCAACGGTGCCATTTCGCCGATTAACAACATCCTGTTGTGGGGCGGATTTGTGGTGCTGAATGTGGCATCTATACTGTGGGCTATCAGTCTGCTGGGTCTGCAGCCGCTTGTGGTAACGTGTTCCTATGTGGCCGGTGGCGCATTGGCCTATTTCGGCGTCCGGAATATGACGGAGATCAGTGTAGCCGAAGTTACCACTGCAGGGGCCACCTACGGTGCATTCGGTGCGCTGGCTATCGGCAATGCTACAACGAAGGTGCGTCTGGCCTTTTTCAATAAAGGACAGGTTCCGTTTATTTTTGTAATCATCAGCCTGCTGGTGATCGATGCCGGGCTGAACAGTCAGATTTCAAGTGCAGGTGTTCCGGTATTACTGAATGCGGTCGCGCTCCCGTTCATTGCGGCCGGAGTGGTCGTCGGATCAATCTGGAGCATCATGAATAAATTCGGTGTAGGTAAAAAAGCGACCGACGTACTCGCTGAGCGTGATGCAGCTGCCGCATTGGGGGCAACCGCCACAAGCGAACAGCAGATTGTCATTCCGACATCTGAAACAGCACAGGCTGAACCTGTGGCTAAGCCTCGGCCGGTGAAGCAGAAACCGGCTCCCCGGAAAGAAGCGGAACCGCTGATTGCCCCGGCTGTTAAAACGGCCTCTAAACCGAAGCCGAAAGCCGCGCCGAAACCGAAACCTGTGCCTGTTGTGGCTGAAGCCGCTCCGGCTCCGTCGAAACCGGCAGCGAAAGAAGAACCGTTTTTCCCGCTTGAACTCGATAAAGACGAGGAACTCAATCTGACCGAGAAGGTTGAAAAACCGGAATTCGATATTCCCGTATTCGATGCCGCGCTCTATGCCTCCGGATCGCAGGAAGACAGCGATGACGGTGGAGTGATGGTTCAGGAGCCGGCAGTCTCCGTAGAGACCCAGCCCGGAAAATCAGTTGTCGATGAGGTTCCCGAAGTGGACGTCAAATCCGAGCCCAAGACGGAAAAATCCAAAGGGGATGACTTCCTGGGCGGGCACCTCGACCTGTTGAACAGATTGAAATAAGCGAAATTAAATATAACGGATAAAAATAAGGAGTAAGCCATGGATAACGATAACGTACAGATCTTCTACGATGGAAACGGAAACGCAGTTGCAGTTCAGATGCCGATCTCGGACTACGAGAAAATCATCAAAAGTGCTAAAGACGCAGTTGAAGCCAAGGATGCCATTGCGAAGGCTGTAGACGCACTTCAGGGCGTTCTCTAAAT from Verrucomicrobia bacterium S94 carries:
- a CDS encoding PAS domain S-box protein, yielding MGVQRNISSHKRELAERNSRILFLQRILDSLPADVQVKDTRCQYLYASKKLAERTGIAQEEWIGKTIYEVMPGTPKDYDVLAIKAMKTGTLQRCERKYNTQGQQGWMENNQIPLVSKDGLVEGVIGLSFNITSQKKREERALNERMDMETKLVNTQNELADSKKENARYVTQLVEVQRKLDTFEDDRAAREQEFEQALAEARKVEENLRRSEQGLLSRQQQLEEQLSKRLNELNSETDKRKKWEELLQIKEDELRKLEENLAEIKEHYAQETARREDSETQLNNLQKKLNKLRGRLAEIEEQHERELDKLNEEHQTRLEAEHSGRKKAENQLARTKEFLESTQEQVKRITEQHALELEKEVAERKAAADKLLNSMNELEALRKDFNQRLEEETHAIKQELVQTQMREKAMRKHEKDQEKRIKELERTLNQKSRDYAEQLQAREGAENKKNEIEQKMEQLTQKQQELINQEREKMNLTIADIRLGEVKIRRKANELEAEKARLEEQVRVRENFMEKARRKQQKLEAELKEAQAEVQQLSGSRSRMIASETSDLRKKLESMEKAAQDMKVKIEGLMAEKNELAKNLETRNSELKKAAREYRKVVDAYKAAQSKMQEIYDGQKGLVAQQTGDLKAEIKRLQRSEQMLRKRETELQGRIKANEIEFEKLNATLRDETDHRYETEKKLRELEVTFRATLQDSDELLRKKTKALKREIEEAKKKEADLITELKLSEATVKNRDAALDKLKKEQNAISERLKEAEQKLAETEQAYQAELNRSLGEVKAVTQTNSRLINELSDMVNDALKPVVETAGQLEKSNNLSAEQRLQIADAGRSCYGLMDSLNYRAELNQLSHGDIQVRQTQFDLHTMLNEIERQYTAHAEAKNLFFALSFAQYQDSNNVPKLVIADEDKVQKILVILLGYALRKTRKGRLGLHITQTASDAESVSIAFELAYTPEQVDDKLLAGIFGNESEGVIDIKYGLTLARKYLSMLGGTSGIEQRDAGICAITLTFPFKQVGSEVSMSNNGNNSKAGAA
- a CDS encoding PAS domain S-box protein — its product is MNFFSVKKRPAALKYTGAALMFSILLLPRTGQAQRVDALIVPLQLNITSYLFIGILLVVAVSIFLLFQRRYKNTKQELDNLAEELKVARTRLSASNEKLEAEINSHQATNTRYDGILFEAGVGMFQLDRAGKCIYINQALQEMSGLYPKKAMKEGIHCAVHPDDRTGFLEACRRFTEKDGSEFEHRFRFQRSRDRISHVICRGRRVRNTRQDVESYIFWVSDITPFHKTLADHEAETRRVKNYLLSSSEGFYRLVPKSPVSLNTNPDSIAEKIMKTLVLGDCNEAFAKLYGVEPDELVGKTIGEMEDGCGLFRNLKTLEEFIRNDFKAVNIESIRLDANGTRVNLVHEVRGIIEDGNLVGIWGFSVI